Sequence from the Theropithecus gelada isolate Dixy chromosome 20, Tgel_1.0, whole genome shotgun sequence genome:
cctccctgcagcccctccaCTGGAACCCCTAGATCTTGAGGCTGATGGGCCAGTGCCCAGTTTCactggttgttaaatattttgacaaTGATCCCTGACAGCAGGAGAGGCAGCCAAACTCAACAGCTGTTCTCTGTTTCCCCCCAGGCCTGGCACTGCTGCTGCCGCCCGTCACCCTGGCAGCCCTGGTGGACAGCTGGCTCCGAGAAGACTGCCCAGGGCTCAACTACGCAGCCTTGGTCAGCGGGGCAGGCCCCTCGCAGGCGGTGCTGTGGGCCAAATCCCCTGGGGTACTGGCAGGGCGGCCTTTTTTCGATGCCATCTTTACCCAACTCAACTGCAAAGTCTCCTGGTTCCTCCCTGAGGGATCGAAGCTGGTGCCGGTGGCCAGAGTGGCTGAGGTCCGGGGCCCTGCCCACAGCCTGCTACTGGGGGAACGGGTGGCCCTCAACACGCTGGCCCGCTGCAGTGGCATTGCCAGTGCTGCCGCCGCTGCAGTGGAGGCTGCCAGGGGGGCCGGCTGGACTGGGCACGTGGCCGGCACGAGGAAGACCACACCAGGCTTCCGGCTGGTGGAGAAGTACGGGCTCCTGGTGGGCGGGGCCGCCTCGCACCGCTACGACCTGGGAGGACTGGTGATGGTGAAGGACAACCATGTGGTGGCCGCCGGTGGTGTGGAGAAGGTGCTGGTCCTGCCTGTCCCTGGTCCAACCTCACCCTTAgcacacccctcccctcccctccccagagcctccagccATGACCTGGAGTCAGCAACACAAgactcttcccacctcagctcctccATCTGAGCTGGGCTCAGTTGAGCTCATCCAGCTAAGCTAAATGAGGAGCTgggcttgcttttctttttctggagatggggcctcagtctctccagtagctggaTATACAGGAATGCTCCAccccactggctaatttttgctttttcttttttgcaatggagtctcactgtttcacccaggctggagtgaagtgacacaatctcggctcactgcaacctccacctcccgggttcaagcaattctcctgcctcagcctcccgagtacctgggattacaggcacccgccaccacgcccagctaatttttatatttttttgtagagacagagtttcagcatgttggccaggcgtgtctcaaactcctgacctcaggtgatccacccgccttggcctcccaaagtgctggaattacaggcctgagccactgtgcccagctgccttttttttttttttttaagagatggggtctcactatgttgcccaggctggtctcaaacttcaggacccaaaagatcctcccaccttggcctcccaaagtgctgggattataggtataagccaccgcacctggttttGGAATTGACTCTTTATCTTTGTTCTGCTGCTGCGTGGTGTAATGTTCGAGAAGAAAGGACAACCTGGGGGAAGCCAGTGTCACTGGCACCACAGCCTTGAGCCCATCTCTCTAGCCCTCTGCACCTaatttcccatctgtgaaatgtcCTTAAAGACCCCttctaattttaatattctgAGTCAAATTGAACTCAGGTCCAAATGCCAAATATTGCTGATATTCATCCGCTTTTTGACCCACAAAAGTAGTCATTGTAGTCTACAATAAAACatcctggctcagtggctcatgcctgtaatcccagcactttgggaggcccaggtggagggattacttgaggccaggagtttgagaccagactgggccatatagcaagattctgtctctacaaaaaatgaaaaatttagccATGTTTGTGGGCaagcccctgtagtcccagccactcggtggctcacgcctgtaatcccagcactttgggaggctgaggcgggcggatcacgaggtcatgagttagagaccatcctggccaccatggtgaaacctcgtctctactaaaaataacaaaaattagctgggtgtggtggacgcacctgtagtcccagctactcggaaggctgaggtgggagaatcacttgatcccaggaggtggaggctgctgtgagctatgattgcaccactgcactccagcctgggcgacagaatgagaccctgtctcaaaaacaaaacaaaacaaaacaaacccaaccCAACGTCTGGTTTCCTTATTAACCCCAAACTCATGGTCCATCCGGAGCTTTTCAAATGCCAGTCCTGGCTCCCTGGGCCCCAGCTTCAGTGCTGGGCCCTATCCTCACCCTCGCCCTCCCGGCTCCCTGCGCCCCAGCGCCAGGCACTGGGCCCAGTCCTCACCCTCGTCCTCCCGGCTGCCCAGCAGGCGGTGCGGGCAGCCCGGCAGGCAGCCGACTTCGCTCTGAAGGTGGAGGTGGAATGCAGCAGCCTGCAGGAGGCCGTGCAGGCGGCTGAGGCGGGTGCCGACCTTGTCCTGCTGGACAACTTCAAGCCGAAGGTGAGATGGGCTCTGCCTCCGGGGAGGGGTCTGTGGTGGGCTCTCACCTCCCCTCCGCTTGTGTCCCGCAGGAGCTGCACCCCACAGCTGCCGCGCTGAAGGCCCAGTTCCCAAGTGTGGCGGTGGAAGCCAGCGGGGGCATCACCCTGGACAACCTCCCTCAGTTCTGCGGGCCGCACATAGACGTCATCTCCATGGGGATGCTGACCCAGGCGGCCCCAGCCCTTGATTTCTCCCTCAAGCTGTTTGCCAAAGAGGCGGCTCCAGTGCCCAAAATCCACTGGTCCTAAACCGGAAGAGGATGACACCAGCCATGGACCCTCCGGATCacacatctctctttttttttttttttgagacggagtctcgctctgtcgctcaggctggagtgcagtggtgcgatctcggctcactgcaagctccgcctcccgggttcacgccattcttctgcctcagcctcccgagtagctgggactacaggcgtccgccaccatgcccggctaattttctgtattttcggtagagacggggtttcatcgtgttagccaggaaggtgtcgatctcctgacctcgtgatccgcccgcgtcggcctcccaaagtgctgagattataggcgtaagccaccgcgcctggccccggTCACACATCTTTAGGGTCAGTGGCCAATGGGGCACACTTGGCATTAGCTTGAGCCCaactctggctctgccacctgctgCTCCTGTGACTCGGCAGGGCTGACTTCACCTCTGCTcatctcagtttcctaatctgtaaaatgggtctaaTAAAGGATCAACCACATGGGGTTCTGCGGTGATATGAGCACATAGTGAGGGGTCAGCAAATGTCAGAAGTTACCTAGGAcaaccaggcacaatggctcacgcctgtaatcccagcgctttgggaggctgaggtgggcagatcacttgaggtcaggagtttgagaccagcctggccaacatggtgaaaccccatctctaccaaaaatagaaaaattagctgggtgtagtggcatgtgcctgtaatcccagctacttaggaagctgaggcaggagaatcgcttgaacgcaggaggtggaggttgcagtgagctgatggtgccactgcactccagcctgggtgacagagtaacactctgtgtccaaaaaagaaagaaagagagagagagagagggagggagggagggaaaggaaggttggaaagaaaggaagaaaggcaggcaAAAGCCCCAGACAGACCATCCTGCACCCTTCATGCACCCAACCTGAACCAAACACCAGCATGACCCGGCTCTGAATGCACAGCAGACGGAGGTTCGCTGGGCAGAGATGCTGGGCTGACCCGGATGCTGCCTTTGGTGATACCCTAAACAAAAGGGGCCAGTCCCAcagtaaggaaggagaccactactcctcctgctgccctcctcccccaaccttgCCTAGTTTataagacagaaggaaagaaagaaagaatgcaaaatgttagaaaaaaaaaaaatacagaagtaagataaatagccagaagACCCTGGCGCCACCACCCGGCCCTGgtagttaaaaaaaagtaacaataataatatcaacCCCTGActtaaactacttgtgttatctgtaaattccagacattgtagGAAAAAGCATTCcaaaactttctgttctgttaacTGATGCGTGTAGCCCCCAGTAACACTCCCCACACTTGCTCAAAATATCatgaccctttcacgtggaccccttagagttgtaaacctttaaaaaggccaagtatttctttttcagggagcTTGGTTATTAAGACGCAAGTCTGCTAATGTTCCCAGCCGAgtaaacctcttccttctttaatctggtGCCTGATaagttttgtctgcagctcatcCTGCTACAACAGGACACAGCCCAGAGGTGCCACCTGTGGCTGCCCCGTtccctctaatcccagctccACCCTGCCTGCTCCCGTCCTTCCTCCTGGGGAAACATGGACACGCTCAGGTGAACCCCAGCTTCTCATGCCTgaactggggaaactgaagccccaTGGGACCAGGGGCACCACTGGGCATCAAGGGAGGAAAGTTGAGCCCAGGGGTGATCTGGAAACCGGAAGGGAAAACGTGGGATCCAGGCAGGCATTGGGGCCTGATAGAGCAGAAGTGAGGAGTGGGTCCCAGGAGCTGCAAACTCAGTGCCTCCAGGACCCGTTTGGATAAAATAAATGGGTAGAACTGGAATAAAACAAAGTGGGCGTGAGCTGTGGCCAACTGGAAAATGCTCGTTGCAACCACAGCATtccattaaaaaagcaaaagaaacctGCCTGGCTGAGTCTTAAGCTCCCCCTGAACCCAGAAATGGGTTAGCCTTCCAGGAACCTCCGGATCTGAGAGCTGGGGAGGGCATTCCATTACTGGGGGAAGAAGGAATGGATCTTGGGCACTCGAGGGCAACACACGCCCTCCTTGCAGGGAAATGGATTTCCAGGCAGGGGAGACGCATGGGCAGAGGCCCAGAGGTAGGAAACGGCTCAGATTGTCTACTGTAAGATTTGAGGCTGTGATCAGGAGGTGACTAGGAGATGGGCTGGGTCCAGACCACAAAATGGTAGGTCAGAGGATTTGGACTCTGTCCCAGGAGTGAGCTGGAAATCAAACTGGAAAATCAGATAAGCTTATTTGCAGCTTCAATCCAGTCTGTTGCAGAAGGATGCATTTGAGGGGGCTagagaggctgcagggaggccaGGAGGAGCTGTGGAAGAGGACTTGAGCATGGGTCATGGCCATGGGGTTTGGAGAGAAGTGATATAGCATCTTCAGAGCCTCAGAAGGCAAGGGGAGTCCAATGGCTCAAGACAGTTGGAAGAGTTGGGTGTGACTAAGGGAGTGGGGAAATGGGGCGTGCATGGCACATGAGGACTCTCAGGCATCACCTCCCAGTCCCTTGTCCATCTGGCTACAC
This genomic interval carries:
- the QPRT gene encoding nicotinate-nucleotide pyrophosphorylase [carboxylating] — its product is MHQPRRLQVTMDAEGLALLLPPVTLAALVDSWLREDCPGLNYAALVSGAGPSQAVLWAKSPGVLAGRPFFDAIFTQLNCKVSWFLPEGSKLVPVARVAEVRGPAHSLLLGERVALNTLARCSGIASAAAAAVEAARGAGWTGHVAGTRKTTPGFRLVEKYGLLVGGAASHRYDLGGLVMVKDNHVVAAGGVEKAVRAARQAADFALKVEVECSSLQEAVQAAEAGADLVLLDNFKPKELHPTAAALKAQFPSVAVEASGGITLDNLPQFCGPHIDVISMGMLTQAAPALDFSLKLFAKEAAPVPKIHWS